One Cryptomeria japonica chromosome 9, Sugi_1.0, whole genome shotgun sequence genomic window carries:
- the LOC131858389 gene encoding uncharacterized protein LOC131858389, which yields MEWDILFVEREKKEEKDTQKMDNSFTKVYQKDKGKGKIGSVPAIMVKGNLAPLAQDTSPITAEAPTQIDSQPEEMIEEMTKDDIDPESDILFIMNGISELTVSKANSKDNNKDENKVEKKSENKEETVNKEEVNYRSKIEKVVKVNVQTSREDKKPTVEPSTPPSTSTMDYRPTNVIDVLLD from the exons ATGGAGTGGGATATActttttgttgagagagagaagaaagaagagaaggatacaCAGAAAATGGACAATTCATTtaccaaagtatatcagaaagataaaggtaaagggaaaattggaaGTGTACCTGCTATCATGGTCAAGGGTAACCTTGCTCCACTAGCACAGGACACCTcaccaataactgcagaggcaccAACACAAATTGATAGTCAACCTGAAGAGATGATAGAGGAAATGACAAAAGATGACATAGATCCAGAGTCAGACATTCTTTTTATTATGAAT GGTATATCTGAACTGACAGTCAGCAAGGCAAATAGTAAGGATAACAATAAGGATGAAAATAAGGTTGAAAAAAAaagtgagaataaggaagaaacAGTGAATAAAGAAGAAGTTAATTATAGAAGCAAGATAGAAAAAGTGGTTAAGGTTAATGTGCAGACATCCAGAGAAGATAAGAAACCAACTGTAGAACCTAGCACtccgcctagcacttccaccatggattatagaCCAACAAATGTTATAGATGTACTTCTAGATtga